One genomic window of Evansella cellulosilytica DSM 2522 includes the following:
- a CDS encoding MBL fold metallo-hydrolase yields the protein MKRTRYKNLDDISNQKSFKDMRRWAKERKAKKKDLTTHIRLANTKDIDELQNNRNKFSITWIGHATFLIQMDGLNVITDPVWAKRMGFQKRMTEPGIDINDLPEIDIVVISHGHYDHLDFGSIKKLKGNPAYYVPIGLGSAFRRRGYKNVQEANWWDDFLINENIKLSFVPAQHWTRRSLRDMNTSHWGGWIIEDNKSQKSVYFVGDTGYFTGFKEIANRFTLDIVLMPIGAYEPEWFMAPSHINPEDAIKAFLELEGNLFIPMHYGAYRLADDTGPEALARFNKEWERLNLSSENKMVLKLGETYWG from the coding sequence TTGAAAAGAACGAGATATAAAAATTTAGATGACATTTCAAATCAAAAATCATTTAAAGATATGCGACGGTGGGCAAAGGAAAGAAAGGCGAAAAAGAAGGATTTAACGACGCATATACGTCTAGCAAATACAAAGGACATCGATGAACTCCAAAATAACAGAAATAAGTTTTCAATTACTTGGATTGGACATGCAACGTTCCTTATTCAAATGGATGGGCTTAATGTTATAACGGACCCAGTCTGGGCGAAGAGAATGGGTTTTCAAAAAAGGATGACAGAACCTGGAATCGACATCAATGACTTACCTGAAATCGATATCGTAGTTATTTCACATGGTCATTACGATCATTTAGATTTTGGTTCGATAAAAAAACTGAAAGGTAATCCTGCTTATTATGTACCGATTGGACTCGGAAGTGCTTTTAGAAGGAGAGGCTATAAAAATGTCCAAGAAGCTAATTGGTGGGATGACTTCTTAATAAATGAAAATATCAAGCTCTCCTTTGTTCCTGCGCAGCATTGGACGAGAAGGTCACTTCGTGATATGAACACTTCTCATTGGGGCGGGTGGATTATAGAGGATAATAAATCTCAAAAGTCTGTTTATTTTGTAGGAGATACTGGGTATTTTACCGGATTCAAAGAAATTGCAAATCGATTTACGCTTGATATCGTTTTAATGCCTATTGGTGCCTATGAGCCTGAATGGTTTATGGCTCCATCTCACATCAATCCAGAGGATGCGATAAAAGCTTTCCTTGAGCTAGAAGGTAATCTATTTATTCCGATGCATTATGGTGCCTATCGATTAGCCGATGATACTGGGCCAGAGGCGTTGGCAAGATTTAATAAAGAATGGGAAAGATTAAATTTATCTAGTGAAAACAAAATGGTATTAAAACTAGGAGAAACTTATTGGGGATAA
- a CDS encoding sensor histidine kinase, protein MFKKMKKRIFFKLFFTYIFILFSSFTIIGLVLHLLVQNEMYHRYQNTYDYQQEQVTHFFEMAEEENWEDEMFASYLELTMNQRDRTISIVDDNGNIVYNKSVLERHDMNVDTSHLPLTGDTHAERFLYEDQILYVISSPIELPTNTSENYTMVMVFHEFDTELKKVRNIILFTIFVALFLAGIIIYFTSRKITSPLIEMNHSAYQLAKGDFSHRVKIATKDEVGQLGETLNYMAEELGSIDQMRKDFVANVSHDLRSPLTSIRGFLGALIDGTIPKEEHSKYFSIMKNETERLMNLVEDLLHMARLEANQIDIKPNTYNLTEQLRLIIAKMEPSLSKRRVELELHCEEDVFVYADENRMDQVFINLLQNALQFSHEDSKIEVNIEKESDVAKVSITDYGPGINEEDLKYIWERFYKKDKARSKKTGAGIGLSIVKHIIDLHGTTIDVKSDVKEGTTFICTLKLAKNAK, encoded by the coding sequence TTGTTTAAAAAAATGAAAAAGCGAATATTCTTTAAGCTTTTTTTCACGTATATATTTATACTATTTAGTTCCTTCACCATTATCGGGCTCGTTCTTCACCTTTTAGTACAAAATGAAATGTATCACCGTTATCAAAATACTTATGATTACCAGCAAGAGCAAGTCACTCATTTTTTCGAGATGGCGGAAGAAGAGAATTGGGAAGATGAAATGTTTGCATCTTATTTAGAGCTTACGATGAATCAAAGAGATAGAACAATATCGATCGTAGACGATAACGGAAATATTGTTTATAACAAGTCAGTTTTAGAAAGACATGATATGAATGTTGATACTAGTCACCTTCCCTTAACAGGAGATACTCATGCAGAACGTTTTTTATATGAGGATCAGATCTTATATGTGATATCCTCACCGATTGAGTTACCAACGAATACAAGTGAAAACTATACTATGGTGATGGTCTTTCATGAATTTGATACAGAACTAAAAAAAGTAAGAAATATTATTCTTTTTACGATATTTGTAGCCTTATTTTTAGCAGGGATCATCATTTATTTTACATCTAGGAAAATAACTTCTCCGCTAATTGAAATGAATCATAGTGCTTATCAACTAGCGAAAGGCGACTTCTCTCATCGAGTAAAAATAGCGACAAAGGATGAGGTAGGGCAGCTAGGGGAAACGCTGAATTATATGGCAGAGGAATTAGGAAGTATTGATCAAATGAGAAAGGATTTTGTTGCGAACGTTTCTCACGATTTGCGTTCACCTTTAACGTCTATTCGAGGTTTTTTAGGTGCGTTAATAGATGGGACTATTCCAAAGGAGGAGCATTCAAAATATTTTTCTATTATGAAAAATGAAACAGAGCGTCTCATGAATCTTGTAGAAGATTTGCTTCATATGGCTCGCTTAGAAGCGAATCAAATAGATATAAAGCCGAACACATATAATTTAACGGAACAATTGAGGCTCATTATTGCGAAAATGGAACCATCACTTTCTAAACGGCGTGTCGAATTAGAGCTTCACTGTGAAGAAGATGTATTCGTATATGCAGATGAAAATAGAATGGATCAAGTTTTTATTAATTTGCTACAAAACGCACTCCAGTTTTCACATGAGGATAGTAAGATAGAAGTTAATATTGAGAAGGAAAGCGACGTGGCGAAGGTTAGTATTACCGATTATGGACCTGGAATTAACGAAGAGGACCTTAAATATATATGGGAGAGATTTTATAAAAAAGATAAGGCTCGTTCTAAAAAAACTGGAGCGGGAATCGGACTCTCCATTGTAAAGCACATCATCGATTTACACGGGACAACAATCGATGTAAAAAGTGATGTAAAAGAAGGAACAACATTTATATGTACTTTAAAGTTAGCAAAAAACGCTAAATAA
- a CDS encoding response regulator transcription factor, which translates to MNQPINVLVIEDDPNICDLLKLYLEKEGYAVTIAHDGEKGLIDYYDHQPDFIVLDIMLPKIDGWEVCREIRKDRNVPVIMITGKGESYDKIKGLELGADDYVVKPFDPKEVLARMKAVMRRTNPYFGTNEEIALFGLKINIREYTLLREEKEIVLPPKELELLFFLISHKNNVFTRQQLLDEVWGYDYEGDPRTIDVHIKRIREKIGEGSGEWSLKTIRGVGYKFEVNELV; encoded by the coding sequence GTGAATCAGCCGATAAACGTATTGGTAATAGAAGATGACCCTAATATTTGCGATTTATTAAAGCTATATTTAGAAAAGGAAGGCTATGCAGTGACAATTGCACATGACGGTGAAAAAGGTTTAATCGATTATTATGATCATCAGCCTGATTTCATTGTTTTAGATATTATGCTACCGAAAATAGATGGTTGGGAAGTATGTCGGGAAATAAGGAAGGATCGCAATGTTCCTGTCATTATGATTACTGGTAAAGGAGAAAGCTACGACAAAATTAAGGGGTTAGAGCTTGGGGCAGATGACTATGTCGTAAAACCATTTGACCCTAAAGAAGTGTTGGCGAGAATGAAAGCAGTCATGAGGCGGACAAATCCATATTTTGGTACTAATGAGGAAATCGCACTATTCGGATTAAAAATAAACATAAGAGAATACACACTACTTCGTGAGGAAAAAGAAATAGTTTTACCTCCTAAAGAGCTAGAATTATTATTTTTCTTAATCTCTCATAAAAATAATGTTTTTACACGACAGCAGCTGTTGGACGAAGTGTGGGGATATGATTATGAAGGTGATCCTCGTACAATTGACGTTCATATAAAGCGGATTCGTGAAAAAATTGGAGAAGGATCAGGGGAATGGTCACTAAAAACAATACGAGGAGTAGGTTATAAATTCGAGGTGAATGAGCTTGTTTAA
- a CDS encoding carbohydrate-binding protein, which produces MKNKVKHLSIILATVLLVVSPFSTSFMNTTFANDTDIEVEAWLTQADESKKLEKVDKIYFQDDSLTPSKSTTIDVNEHTTYQEMDGFGAALSGSSAYLINRLPAEERTELLSELFGNEEEDANFSFLRVTMGASDFNTKRFTYNDMPEGETDPDLEHFTIEEDADVIAVLQEIVDIQEDIKIMASPWSAPAWMKEPETLNGGRLKEEHYDTYANYFVKFIEAYQEEGIDVYAVTVQNEPHHESGDGGSEYGYPTMRMTASAQAEFVKNHLGPAFEENNIDTKIIIWDHNWNEPEYPLEVLEDDEVKEYVAGTAFHCYAGDFRNQSLINNEHPDKGIWFTECSGGDWATDFGENLAWNMENIMIGSIRNWSKSVLLWNLALDENAGPITPPENEDDDRITGGCSDCRGVVTIDSETNEITRNEEYYILGHASKFVQPGAERIESSDLGTNSIQNVAFMNPDGSKALIAMNNTNAAREFKVRWGSQSFIYELDAGSVITFTWDGEQSGSTIVSGLSRMQAENFSEASTELNIENTDDIGGGSFVGGIDTDDYIRFENVDLDSEINSVLTRVATAWDSGIEFRVGSPDGHLIGTVDISNTGGWLDWKTISAPVDVTGVDGINDLYLVFQGPVNVNWFQFSTDFFQDTLNYVNNGSFETGDMKHWSGWNPGGQDAAHNVTISEARTGSYKVDHWLGDDYMQSTYQTIKVPNGTYTYSVWVRSSGDQEELRLEAKNYGGDDIHKEIGSNGIGSWTQFSIENIHVTNGQVEIGVFSNANGGNWANFDDFSLHRVTTKAPTSATSDIEAPGGIAGDVLSASDIELSWNSVEGAVGYKIYRSLTVQDQTSEYLERTITSDTSFVDYGLTGDTTYNYVVTAYNNEGESLPSQSITLTTEEGVDSIAPAAPTNFSGEPRSGAVKLYWDNNIEFDFLKYNIYQDGERVASVSPVTETSIIIDALQGGHEYSFTISAEDIFGNESEQSDPLVLSPTVSGFVVDLPNMSFEAGDLTDWEGDGSVDDDFPHSGEYKLTHSVEDGELYTYRVEDVPNGEYAVSVWVRSGGLETLQLQVRNYGGDVLTQDMFSNSWDAWTPFTIENIEVTNGQIEFGVFSQAGESHGWAGIDDFELISYSEVEVPGDEEPPSEEEPSTPPTDNELLERIVELEALLADLTQRLNELKSENDVSDVQQRIEVLELELLELSQLYEDLGYELSELEERLSELQEELNQLKEVYDEIDSPDSEEVEKEVDAVDESSKEKEKQGEELPDTATNMYSSLLIGFILLSIGGVIFFVTKKRYRAE; this is translated from the coding sequence TTGAAAAATAAAGTAAAGCATTTATCGATCATTTTAGCGACTGTATTATTAGTTGTTTCTCCATTTTCTACTTCTTTTATGAATACAACATTTGCAAATGACACAGATATAGAAGTTGAAGCATGGCTAACGCAAGCAGATGAATCTAAAAAACTAGAGAAAGTAGATAAAATATATTTTCAAGATGATAGTCTTACTCCAAGTAAATCTACGACAATCGATGTCAATGAACACACAACCTACCAAGAGATGGACGGATTTGGCGCAGCCTTATCTGGCTCGTCAGCCTACTTAATCAATCGACTACCAGCAGAAGAACGTACAGAATTGTTAAGTGAACTTTTTGGAAATGAAGAAGAGGATGCAAACTTTAGTTTTTTGAGAGTGACAATGGGTGCATCTGACTTTAACACGAAAAGATTTACGTATAACGATATGCCAGAAGGTGAAACAGATCCAGATTTAGAGCACTTCACGATAGAAGAGGATGCAGATGTTATCGCTGTTCTCCAAGAGATAGTGGATATTCAAGAAGATATTAAAATAATGGCTAGTCCATGGAGTGCACCAGCCTGGATGAAGGAGCCAGAAACATTAAATGGCGGCCGCTTGAAAGAAGAGCATTATGACACATACGCTAATTATTTTGTGAAATTTATAGAGGCTTATCAAGAAGAAGGTATTGATGTATACGCGGTTACTGTACAAAATGAACCACATCATGAGTCTGGTGACGGTGGCTCTGAATACGGTTATCCAACAATGAGAATGACTGCAAGTGCGCAAGCTGAGTTTGTTAAAAATCATTTAGGACCTGCGTTCGAAGAGAACAATATTGATACGAAAATAATCATTTGGGACCATAACTGGAATGAGCCTGAGTATCCTTTAGAAGTTCTCGAAGATGATGAGGTGAAAGAGTACGTTGCAGGTACGGCCTTTCACTGTTATGCAGGGGATTTTAGAAACCAATCATTAATCAACAATGAGCACCCGGATAAAGGAATCTGGTTTACAGAATGCTCAGGTGGAGATTGGGCAACAGATTTTGGAGAAAACCTAGCATGGAATATGGAAAACATTATGATTGGATCAATTCGTAACTGGAGCAAGAGCGTCTTGCTTTGGAACTTAGCATTGGATGAAAACGCTGGTCCAATTACACCACCAGAAAATGAAGATGACGACAGAATTACAGGTGGATGTTCCGATTGTCGAGGTGTTGTAACGATAGACTCTGAAACGAATGAGATTACGAGAAATGAAGAATACTATATTCTAGGGCATGCAAGCAAATTTGTTCAACCAGGTGCTGAAAGAATAGAATCATCTGATCTAGGAACAAATAGTATTCAAAATGTCGCATTTATGAATCCAGATGGATCGAAAGCATTAATAGCAATGAACAATACGAATGCCGCAAGAGAATTTAAAGTACGTTGGGGATCACAATCATTTATTTATGAATTAGATGCTGGTTCTGTCATCACATTTACTTGGGATGGGGAGCAAAGTGGATCAACGATTGTTTCCGGATTATCTAGAATGCAAGCAGAGAATTTTTCAGAAGCATCGACGGAATTGAATATCGAAAACACGGATGATATTGGTGGTGGATCGTTCGTTGGTGGTATCGATACAGACGATTACATTCGATTTGAAAACGTTGATTTAGATAGTGAAATTAATAGTGTACTAACTCGTGTTGCTACTGCGTGGGATTCAGGCATTGAATTTCGTGTTGGTTCACCGGATGGTCACTTAATTGGAACTGTTGATATTAGTAACACTGGTGGTTGGCTCGATTGGAAAACAATCTCTGCACCGGTTGATGTGACAGGAGTTGATGGAATAAACGATTTATATTTAGTATTCCAGGGGCCTGTAAATGTAAACTGGTTCCAGTTTTCAACAGACTTTTTCCAAGATACATTGAACTATGTGAATAACGGTAGTTTTGAGACAGGAGATATGAAGCATTGGTCTGGCTGGAACCCAGGTGGACAAGATGCCGCCCATAATGTAACGATTTCTGAGGCGCGTACTGGTTCATACAAGGTTGATCACTGGCTTGGTGACGATTATATGCAAAGTACTTACCAAACTATCAAAGTGCCAAACGGAACTTACACGTATTCTGTATGGGTACGTTCGAGTGGTGATCAAGAAGAGCTAAGATTAGAAGCGAAAAACTATGGTGGAGATGACATTCATAAAGAGATTGGTTCAAACGGCATTGGTTCTTGGACACAGTTTTCTATCGAAAACATTCATGTAACGAATGGGCAAGTAGAGATAGGTGTATTCTCAAATGCAAACGGTGGGAATTGGGCAAACTTTGATGATTTTAGCCTACATCGTGTTACAACGAAAGCACCAACTAGTGCCACTAGTGATATCGAAGCACCAGGAGGAATAGCTGGAGACGTGCTGAGCGCTTCTGATATTGAATTGAGTTGGAATAGCGTTGAAGGCGCAGTTGGATATAAAATTTATCGTTCTCTTACTGTCCAAGATCAAACATCCGAATATTTAGAACGTACAATTACTTCAGACACAAGTTTTGTTGACTATGGACTAACAGGAGATACAACTTACAATTACGTCGTAACTGCTTATAACAATGAGGGAGAATCGTTACCATCACAGTCTATTACGTTAACGACAGAAGAAGGGGTGGATTCAATCGCTCCAGCAGCACCTACTAATTTTTCTGGAGAGCCTAGAAGTGGTGCAGTAAAACTATACTGGGACAACAATATCGAGTTCGACTTTTTAAAGTATAATATTTATCAAGATGGCGAAAGAGTCGCATCAGTTAGCCCAGTAACAGAAACTTCAATCATCATTGATGCACTTCAAGGCGGACATGAATATTCGTTTACAATCAGTGCTGAAGACATATTTGGTAACGAGTCTGAACAATCTGATCCACTTGTTTTATCGCCGACTGTTAGTGGATTTGTTGTCGATCTACCGAATATGAGCTTTGAGGCTGGAGATTTAACAGATTGGGAAGGAGATGGATCAGTTGATGATGACTTCCCTCACAGCGGAGAATACAAATTAACACATAGTGTAGAAGATGGTGAGTTATACACTTATCGCGTTGAAGATGTACCGAATGGCGAATATGCTGTTTCTGTGTGGGTCAGATCTGGCGGACTTGAAACGCTTCAGCTTCAAGTACGCAATTATGGTGGAGATGTGTTAACACAAGATATGTTCTCAAATTCATGGGATGCTTGGACACCATTTACAATTGAAAACATAGAAGTGACAAATGGTCAGATAGAATTTGGCGTATTCTCACAAGCGGGAGAATCTCATGGTTGGGCAGGTATTGATGACTTTGAATTAATTTCTTATTCAGAGGTAGAAGTACCTGGTGATGAAGAACCTCCTAGTGAAGAAGAGCCATCAACACCACCTACAGACAATGAGTTGTTGGAGAGAATAGTTGAATTAGAGGCATTACTAGCAGACCTTACACAAAGATTAAACGAATTAAAATCTGAGAATGATGTAAGTGATGTACAGCAACGAATCGAAGTGTTAGAGTTAGAACTACTTGAGCTCTCGCAGCTTTATGAAGACTTAGGTTATGAATTGTCTGAATTAGAAGAACGACTCAGTGAATTGCAGGAAGAGTTAAATCAACTGAAAGAAGTATACGATGAGATAGACTCTCCTGACTCCGAAGAAGTGGAAAAAGAAGTAGATGCTGTCGATGAATCTTCCAAGGAGAAGGAAAAACAAGGAGAGGAATTACCTGATACGGCAACGAATATGTATTCTAGTTTGTTAATAGGATTTATATTACTCTCTATTGGTGGCGTTATCTTCTTCGTAACTAAAAAAAGATATCGCGCTGAATAG
- a CDS encoding glycoside hydrolase family 30 protein — protein sequence MSKKVKVIQTSQQSNKKWEEQPTVQLTKNTHQEKLENTIEIDASKEYQEWMGFGGAFTEAAAYSLAQISPEKRESVLSAYFDKTNGLGYNLGRTHIHSCDFALENYTYVEDGDESLASFSIEREQKYVIPLIKDATNKAGEQLTLLSSPWSPPAWMKTNDEMNHGGKLKDEYRQVWANYYVKYIQEMEAAGIPIWGVSVQNEPEAVQTWDSCIYTAEEERDFVKNYLGPTLEKNGLQDKNIIIWDHNRDVIVERASTVLSDPEAAKYVWGTGNHWYVSEEFENLSKVHDAFPDKHLLFTEGCIEGGVQLGAWHTGERYARNIIGDMNNWLEGFIDWNIVLNEQGGPNHVGNYCDAPIIVDTKKDEVHYNSSYYYIGHFSKFIKPGARRIGVTSGLEGVSITAFKNSNGEMVVIVLNENEASLNTNVIVEDSNAEIHVPARSISTFIIN from the coding sequence ATGTCAAAGAAAGTAAAAGTAATCCAAACAAGTCAACAATCGAATAAGAAGTGGGAAGAACAGCCAACGGTACAATTAACGAAAAATACTCATCAAGAAAAATTAGAAAATACCATTGAAATAGATGCATCAAAGGAATACCAAGAATGGATGGGATTTGGTGGTGCTTTTACGGAAGCAGCAGCATATAGTTTAGCGCAAATTTCACCAGAAAAAAGAGAGAGTGTCCTTAGTGCCTATTTTGATAAAACAAATGGTCTAGGCTATAACCTAGGGAGGACACATATTCATAGCTGTGACTTTGCATTAGAAAACTATACTTACGTTGAAGACGGAGATGAATCACTAGCATCTTTTTCTATTGAAAGAGAACAAAAATATGTCATCCCTCTTATCAAGGATGCAACGAATAAAGCAGGTGAACAGCTTACACTATTATCTTCACCGTGGAGTCCACCAGCGTGGATGAAAACAAATGATGAAATGAACCATGGTGGTAAGCTAAAGGACGAATACCGTCAAGTGTGGGCAAACTATTATGTTAAATATATTCAAGAGATGGAAGCCGCAGGTATTCCAATCTGGGGAGTATCAGTACAAAATGAGCCTGAAGCAGTACAAACGTGGGATTCCTGCATTTATACAGCTGAAGAGGAGCGAGATTTTGTTAAAAACTATTTAGGACCAACATTAGAAAAAAATGGCTTACAAGATAAAAATATTATCATCTGGGATCATAATCGTGATGTTATCGTTGAACGCGCATCAACAGTTTTATCAGATCCTGAGGCGGCTAAGTACGTTTGGGGTACAGGAAACCATTGGTACGTATCTGAAGAATTTGAAAATCTATCAAAAGTTCATGACGCTTTTCCTGACAAGCACTTATTATTTACAGAAGGATGCATAGAAGGCGGAGTACAGCTAGGTGCATGGCATACGGGAGAAAGGTACGCAAGAAACATTATAGGTGATATGAACAATTGGCTAGAAGGTTTCATAGATTGGAATATTGTCTTAAATGAACAAGGTGGACCGAATCATGTAGGCAACTATTGTGATGCCCCGATTATTGTTGATACGAAAAAGGACGAAGTTCATTATAATAGTTCATATTATTACATTGGACATTTCAGTAAATTTATAAAGCCAGGTGCTAGAAGAATTGGTGTTACAAGTGGTTTAGAGGGTGTATCTATTACAGCCTTTAAAAATAGCAATGGTGAAATGGTTGTCATTGTCTTAAATGAAAATGAAGCAAGCTTAAACACAAACGTAATCGTGGAAGATAGTAACGCTGAGATTCATGTGCCAGCAAGATCGATAAGCACATTTATTATTAACTAA
- a CDS encoding LacI family DNA-binding transcriptional regulator, giving the protein MANMKEVAKYAGVSVITVSRVINNPEIVKKETREKVESVIEKLKYQGNQAARALVSNKTRVIHVFIKQEIRMVDPFGMHFVAGISDALSEKYYSFLVRRDWDFPYKCDGIIAMGISKDEEPLIKEKFSVPTVLFGHSDLDIDSVDVDNFSGAYDMTKHLIESGHKDIGIIVINDINRRYVFDRLNGYKKALTEHGIPVRSDLIKFGENNEQGGYYKAIELLGESNVSAICCTSDALALGAIRACRQFKKNVPHDVSVTGFDGLGYEMLTDPKITTVQQPVYEAGKELAELLIEKIEKPETPMIQKMIKPQILFNNSVFMKE; this is encoded by the coding sequence ATGGCTAATATGAAAGAAGTAGCCAAGTATGCTGGGGTGTCTGTTATTACAGTTTCAAGAGTAATAAATAACCCTGAAATTGTAAAAAAGGAAACGCGTGAAAAAGTAGAAAGTGTCATAGAAAAATTGAAGTATCAAGGTAATCAAGCTGCCAGAGCGCTCGTTTCTAATAAAACACGTGTTATTCATGTGTTTATTAAGCAAGAGATTAGAATGGTAGATCCATTTGGGATGCATTTTGTGGCAGGGATAAGTGACGCATTGAGTGAAAAATATTATTCATTTCTTGTTCGTCGTGATTGGGATTTTCCATACAAGTGCGATGGCATTATTGCAATGGGTATTAGTAAGGATGAAGAACCACTCATTAAAGAGAAATTCTCCGTTCCGACTGTATTATTTGGGCATTCAGACTTAGATATCGATTCAGTAGACGTAGATAACTTTTCTGGCGCATATGACATGACAAAACATCTTATTGAATCTGGCCACAAAGACATTGGTATTATTGTCATCAACGATATTAATCGTAGATATGTGTTTGATAGATTAAATGGATATAAGAAAGCCCTTACAGAACACGGAATACCTGTTCGATCTGACTTAATTAAATTCGGGGAAAATAACGAACAAGGTGGGTATTACAAGGCGATAGAGCTGTTAGGTGAAAGTAATGTTTCTGCAATATGTTGTACGAGTGACGCGCTCGCTTTAGGGGCAATCAGAGCATGTAGACAATTTAAGAAAAATGTTCCCCATGATGTATCTGTTACTGGATTTGATGGTTTAGGTTACGAAATGTTAACGGATCCAAAGATTACAACCGTACAACAACCAGTTTATGAAGCCGGTAAGGAGCTTGCAGAGCTGTTAATAGAAAAAATAGAAAAACCAGAAACACCGATGATTCAAAAAATGATAAAGCCCCAAATACTATTTAACAACTCTGTCTTTATGAAAGAGTAA
- a CDS encoding carbohydrate ABC transporter permease — MAKNKEVGSGKFSLKRAFVYLFLVFGSMASLFPFYYMFVMATRLNREINTVPPPFTPGSDLVGNFQKVLGNIDFFGAMGNSLFVSASITFGVLFLCSLAGYTFSKLDFKGKNVLFGIILVTMMVPPQLGLIPQYYIITTLGWLNDFRAIIIPGLINAFGIFWMRQYIKEGVPYEIIEAAKIDGCSNFRIYWNIVVPMILPAFATLGIIVFMHVWNDFLWPIVVLRDPSVHTLQVALRALNDARQMDYGMIMSGTFWATVPLLIVFLMFNRLFIQSLSEGAVKS; from the coding sequence ATGGCTAAAAATAAAGAAGTTGGATCAGGGAAGTTTTCTCTTAAAAGGGCCTTCGTTTATTTGTTCTTAGTGTTTGGTTCAATGGCTTCCCTATTTCCGTTTTACTATATGTTCGTTATGGCAACGAGATTAAATAGAGAAATCAACACCGTACCACCACCGTTTACACCAGGTTCTGATTTGGTTGGAAACTTCCAAAAGGTGTTAGGGAATATCGACTTCTTCGGTGCAATGGGTAACTCGTTATTTGTATCTGCGTCAATCACTTTTGGTGTACTATTCCTATGTTCATTAGCAGGCTACACGTTCTCGAAGCTTGATTTTAAAGGGAAAAATGTTTTATTCGGGATTATTCTTGTGACGATGATGGTACCACCGCAATTAGGGTTAATTCCACAGTACTACATCATTACAACTTTAGGTTGGTTGAACGATTTCCGTGCGATTATTATTCCTGGTTTAATTAACGCATTCGGTATTTTCTGGATGAGACAGTACATTAAAGAAGGGGTACCGTACGAAATCATTGAAGCTGCGAAAATAGACGGATGCTCAAACTTCCGAATTTATTGGAACATCGTCGTACCAATGATTTTACCGGCATTCGCAACGTTAGGGATAATCGTGTTCATGCACGTATGGAATGACTTCTTATGGCCGATCGTTGTATTACGTGACCCATCAGTGCACACGTTACAAGTTGCACTACGTGCACTAAACGACGCACGACAAATGGACTATGGAATGATTATGTCAGGAACATTCTGGGCAACCGTTCCACTACTTATCGTATTCTTAATGTTTAACCGTTTATTTATTCAAAGTCTGTCAGAGGGTGCTGTCAAGAGCTAA